From the genome of Penaeus chinensis breed Huanghai No. 1 chromosome 8, ASM1920278v2, whole genome shotgun sequence, one region includes:
- the LOC125027775 gene encoding putative F-box protein At1g47300, which yields KEEEEEEEEEDDNDDDDEAEGERERERERERERERERERGKHSLIAIMTIKSVES from the exons aaagaagaagaagaagaagaagaagaagaagatgataatgatgatgatgatgaagcagaagga gagagagagagagagagagagagagagagagagagagagagagagagagagagaggaaaacattcGCTAATCGCTATTATGACGATTAAATCCGttgaatcataa